A section of the Pseudomonas sp. FP453 genome encodes:
- a CDS encoding phosphatidylserine/phosphatidylglycerophosphate/cardiolipin synthase family protein: MSGAVFPWRSANRFELLIDGPNFFPQMLVGIARAERQVDLELYLVEAGACADALVQALVLAAERGVQVRCLFDDYGSLAFTLGLRKRLTDAGVELRFYNRLSWRRWMRNLYRDHRKLLLIDQGSAFVGGTGVTDEFWTPGNDTADWHEVMVQMDGPLVQDWQALFDRQWHANAARREWKPATRFGLPRLPKMPATGPGLGRVAYADARQHRDILQSLIRALNSGKQRIWLATPYFLPTWGVRRALRRAAGRGVDVRLLLTGPRTDHPSVRYAGHRYYPRLLRSGVQIFEYQPCFLHLKMVLVDDWVSVGSCNFDHWNLRFNLDANLEALDPDLTRAVAGSFERDFAQSLAVSLEAWQSRPLWRRVKQRVWGWIDRLVVNLLDRRG, translated from the coding sequence GTGAGCGGCGCAGTGTTCCCGTGGCGCAGCGCCAACCGCTTTGAGTTGTTGATCGACGGGCCGAATTTCTTCCCGCAGATGCTGGTGGGTATTGCCCGCGCCGAGCGCCAGGTGGATCTGGAGTTGTACCTGGTGGAAGCCGGGGCCTGTGCCGACGCCTTGGTGCAAGCGCTGGTGCTGGCCGCCGAACGTGGCGTGCAGGTGCGCTGCCTGTTTGATGACTACGGCAGCCTGGCGTTTACCCTCGGCCTGCGCAAGCGCCTGACCGACGCCGGGGTGGAGCTGCGTTTCTACAATCGCCTCAGCTGGCGGCGCTGGATGCGCAACCTGTACCGCGACCACCGCAAGCTGTTGCTGATCGACCAAGGCAGCGCTTTTGTCGGTGGCACGGGCGTAACCGATGAGTTCTGGACCCCGGGCAATGACACGGCGGACTGGCACGAAGTGATGGTGCAGATGGACGGCCCGTTGGTGCAGGATTGGCAGGCATTGTTCGACCGCCAATGGCACGCCAACGCAGCGCGCCGGGAGTGGAAGCCGGCGACCCGTTTCGGTTTGCCACGCTTGCCCAAGATGCCCGCCACGGGGCCGGGCCTGGGCCGTGTCGCCTATGCCGATGCCCGTCAGCATCGCGACATTTTGCAATCGTTGATCCGCGCCTTGAACAGTGGCAAGCAGCGTATCTGGCTGGCTACGCCCTATTTTTTGCCGACCTGGGGCGTACGCCGCGCCTTGCGCCGTGCCGCCGGGCGTGGGGTGGATGTGCGTTTGCTGCTCACCGGGCCGCGTACCGATCACCCATCCGTGCGCTATGCCGGGCACCGGTACTACCCGCGCCTGCTGCGTTCGGGGGTGCAGATCTTTGAATACCAGCCGTGCTTTCTGCACCTGAAAATGGTGCTGGTGGACGATTGGGTCAGTGTGGGGTCGTGCAACTTCGATCACTGGAATTTGCGCTTCAACCTGGACGCCAACCTGGAAGCGTTGGACCCTGACTTGACGCGGGCAGTGGCGGGCAGTTTCGAGCGGGATTTTGCCCAGAGCCTGGCGGTGAGCCTGGAGGCGTGGCAGTCGCGGCCGTTGTGGCGGCGGGTGAAGCAGCGGGTGTGGGGGTGGATTGATCGGTTGGTGGTGAACTTGCTGGATAGACGCGGCTAA
- the bglX gene encoding beta-glucosidase BglX — MKKLCLLGLVATLASHPVWAETKPAALKDKDAFVSDLLKQMTLDEKIGQLRLISIGPEMPRELIRQEIAAGRIGGTFNSITRPENRPMQDAAMRSRLKIPMFFAYDVIHGHRTIFPISLALASSWDMDAIHRSGRIAAQEAAADSLDITFAPMVDISRDARWGRTSEGFGEDTYLVSRIAEVMVKAFQGTSPANADSLMASVKHFALYGAVEGGRDYNVVDMSPVKMYQDYLPPYHAAIKAGSGGVMVALNSINGVPATANTWLMNDLLRRDWGFKGLTVSDHGAIFELIKHGVAKDGREAAKLAIKAGIDMSMNDSLYGKELPGLLKSGEIEQSDIDNAVREVLGAKYDMGLFKDPYLRIGKAEDDPADTYADSRLHRAEARDVARRSLVLLKNRNETLPLKKSATIALVGPLAKAPIDMMGSWAAAGRPAQSVTLLDGLNAVIGEKGKVIYARGANITNDKAVVDYLNFLNFDAPEVVDDKRAPQVLIDEAVKAAKSADVIVAAVGESRGMSHESSSRTDLNIPQSQRDLIKALKATGKPLVLVLMNGRPLSILEENQQADAILETWFAGTEGGNAIADVLFGDYNPSGKLPITFPRSVGQIPTYYNHLTIGRPFTPGKPGNYTSQYFDDTTGPLFPFGYGLSYTTFSLSDMALSSTTLNKTGKLDASVTLKNTGKVDGETVVQLYIQDVAGSMIRPIKELKNFQKVMLKAGEERTLHFTITEEDLKFYNTQLKFAAEPGEFNVQIGLDSQDVQQQTFELL, encoded by the coding sequence ATGAAAAAGCTGTGTTTGCTCGGCCTTGTTGCCACTCTGGCCAGTCACCCCGTATGGGCAGAAACAAAGCCTGCTGCGCTTAAAGACAAGGACGCGTTTGTCAGCGACCTGCTCAAGCAGATGACCCTCGATGAAAAGATCGGCCAATTGCGCCTGATCAGCATCGGCCCCGAAATGCCCCGCGAGCTGATCCGCCAGGAAATCGCCGCCGGCCGTATCGGTGGCACGTTCAACTCGATCACCCGCCCGGAAAACCGCCCGATGCAGGACGCGGCCATGCGCAGCCGCTTGAAGATCCCGATGTTCTTCGCCTACGACGTGATCCACGGCCACCGCACGATTTTCCCGATCAGCCTGGCCCTGGCCTCCAGCTGGGACATGGACGCGATCCACCGCTCCGGGCGCATCGCCGCCCAGGAAGCTGCGGCCGACAGCCTCGACATCACCTTTGCACCGATGGTGGATATCTCCCGCGATGCTCGCTGGGGTCGCACCTCCGAAGGCTTCGGCGAAGACACCTACCTGGTCTCGCGCATTGCCGAAGTGATGGTCAAGGCGTTCCAGGGCACGAGCCCGGCAAATGCCGACAGCCTCATGGCCAGCGTCAAGCACTTCGCCCTGTATGGCGCGGTGGAAGGCGGTCGCGACTACAACGTGGTCGACATGAGCCCGGTGAAGATGTACCAGGACTACCTGCCGCCGTACCACGCGGCGATCAAGGCCGGCTCCGGCGGCGTGATGGTGGCGCTGAACTCGATCAACGGCGTGCCCGCCACCGCCAACACCTGGCTGATGAACGACCTGCTGCGTCGCGACTGGGGCTTCAAGGGCCTGACCGTCAGCGACCACGGCGCGATTTTCGAGCTGATCAAGCACGGCGTGGCCAAGGACGGACGTGAAGCCGCGAAACTGGCAATCAAGGCCGGCATCGACATGAGCATGAACGACTCGCTGTACGGCAAGGAATTGCCGGGGCTGCTCAAGTCGGGCGAGATCGAACAGAGCGACATCGACAACGCCGTGCGCGAAGTGCTCGGCGCCAAGTACGACATGGGCCTGTTCAAGGACCCGTACCTGCGCATCGGCAAGGCCGAGGATGACCCGGCCGACACCTACGCCGACAGCCGCCTGCACCGCGCCGAAGCCCGCGACGTCGCACGCCGCAGCCTGGTGTTGCTGAAAAACAGGAACGAAACGCTGCCGCTGAAAAAGTCCGCGACCATCGCCCTGGTCGGCCCGCTGGCCAAGGCCCCGATCGACATGATGGGCAGCTGGGCCGCCGCCGGTCGCCCTGCGCAATCGGTCACCCTGCTGGACGGCTTGAACGCGGTGATCGGTGAAAAAGGCAAAGTGATCTACGCCCGTGGTGCCAACATCACCAACGACAAGGCCGTGGTCGACTACCTCAACTTCCTCAACTTCGATGCCCCGGAAGTGGTGGATGACAAACGCGCGCCGCAGGTGTTGATCGACGAAGCGGTGAAAGCCGCCAAGAGTGCCGACGTGATCGTCGCGGCGGTGGGCGAGTCCCGTGGCATGTCCCACGAATCTTCCAGCCGCACCGACCTGAACATCCCGCAGAGCCAACGCGACCTGATCAAGGCCCTGAAAGCCACCGGCAAGCCGTTGGTGCTGGTGTTGATGAACGGCCGCCCGCTGTCGATCCTCGAAGAGAACCAACAGGCCGACGCGATCCTGGAAACCTGGTTCGCCGGCACCGAAGGCGGCAACGCCATCGCCGACGTACTGTTTGGCGACTACAACCCGTCGGGCAAGCTGCCGATCACCTTCCCACGTTCGGTGGGGCAGATTCCGACCTACTACAACCACCTGACCATTGGCCGCCCGTTCACCCCGGGCAAGCCGGGCAACTACACCTCGCAGTACTTCGATGACACCACAGGGCCCTTGTTCCCGTTTGGTTATGGCCTGAGCTACACCACGTTCAGCCTGTCGGACATGGCGTTGTCGTCCACCACCTTGAACAAGACCGGCAAGCTCGACGCCAGCGTTACCCTGAAAAACACCGGCAAGGTCGATGGCGAAACCGTGGTGCAGTTGTATATCCAGGACGTGGCCGGCTCGATGATCCGCCCGATCAAGGAGCTGAAGAACTTCCAGAAGGTCATGCTCAAGGCGGGCGAAGAGCGCACGTTGCACTTCACCATCACCGAGGAAGACTTGAAGTTCTACAACACCCAGCTCAAGTTCGCGGCGGAACCGGGTGAGTTCAATGTGCAGATTGGGTTGGATTCCCAGGATGTGCAGCAGCAGACCTTTGAGCTGCTCTGA
- a CDS encoding LemA family protein has product MQAAQGYRWGLKAAALLLISSVLSGCGINNIPTLDEQAKAAWGQVQNQYQRRADLIPNLVEVVKGYAAHEQDTLTAVIEARAKATSIQVDASTLDNPEKLKQFQQAQDGLSGALSRLMVVSERYPDLKANQNFLALQSQLEGTENRIAVARRDFIQAVQAYNTEIRTFPGRLWHSVMYSDLPIRATFEATSADADKAPQVKFK; this is encoded by the coding sequence ATGCAAGCAGCACAAGGTTACCGCTGGGGCTTGAAAGCCGCGGCTTTGCTACTGATCAGCAGCGTGCTGAGCGGTTGCGGCATCAACAACATCCCGACCCTCGACGAACAGGCCAAAGCTGCCTGGGGCCAGGTGCAGAACCAGTACCAGCGCCGCGCCGACCTGATCCCCAACCTGGTGGAAGTGGTCAAGGGTTACGCCGCCCATGAGCAAGACACCCTCACCGCCGTGATCGAAGCGCGGGCCAAGGCCACCTCGATCCAGGTGGATGCCAGCACCCTCGACAACCCGGAAAAACTCAAGCAGTTCCAGCAAGCCCAGGACGGCTTGAGCGGTGCCCTCAGCCGTTTGATGGTGGTGTCCGAACGCTACCCGGACCTCAAGGCCAACCAGAACTTCCTGGCCCTGCAATCCCAACTTGAAGGCACCGAAAACCGCATCGCCGTGGCGCGCCGCGACTTTATCCAGGCGGTGCAGGCCTACAACACCGAGATCCGTACCTTCCCTGGCCGCCTGTGGCACAGCGTGATGTACAGCGACTTGCCGATCCGCGCCACGTTTGAAGCCACCAGCGCCGATGCCGATAAAGCACCGCAAGTGAAGTTCAAATAA
- a CDS encoding YgcG family protein, whose amino-acid sequence MRLLRIGLALWLLACVGVAQAALTFPALSGRVVDTAQMIDPATREQLTQQLQALEQTSGDQIVVVTVPDLQGVPIEDFGYQLGRHWGIGQKGKDNGALLIVARDERKLRIEVGYGLEGVLTDAQSWVIINQVIAPKFKAGNYSQGISDGVAAMVQVVGGEPLAVPAHVADANFAKDNPGFSIGLFILLIGVLWLCNRLGLPVGAILLAILSSSGRGGGGGGGGGFRGGGGGFGGGGASGGW is encoded by the coding sequence ATGCGTTTATTAAGGATAGGCCTGGCGCTGTGGCTGTTGGCCTGCGTGGGCGTGGCCCAGGCGGCGCTGACGTTCCCGGCGCTGAGCGGGCGGGTGGTGGACACCGCCCAGATGATCGACCCGGCGACGCGCGAGCAACTGACCCAGCAATTGCAGGCGCTGGAGCAGACCTCGGGCGACCAGATCGTGGTGGTCACCGTGCCCGACCTGCAGGGCGTGCCGATTGAAGACTTCGGTTACCAATTGGGCCGCCACTGGGGCATCGGTCAGAAGGGCAAGGACAATGGCGCGCTGTTGATCGTCGCCCGTGATGAGCGCAAATTGCGCATCGAAGTCGGCTATGGCCTGGAAGGCGTGCTCACCGATGCGCAGTCGTGGGTGATCATCAACCAGGTGATCGCGCCCAAGTTCAAGGCCGGCAACTACAGCCAGGGCATCAGCGATGGCGTGGCGGCGATGGTGCAGGTGGTGGGCGGTGAACCGCTGGCGGTGCCGGCGCATGTGGCGGATGCCAACTTTGCCAAGGATAATCCGGGGTTTTCCATTGGCCTGTTTATCCTGCTGATCGGCGTGTTGTGGCTGTGCAATCGCCTGGGCCTGCCGGTGGGCGCGATCCTTCTGGCGATCCTCAGCAGCAGTGGTCGCGGTGGCGGTGGTGGCGGCGGCGGTGGTTTCCGCGGCGGCGGTGGCGGCTTCGGCGGCGGCGGGGCATCGGGTGGCTGGTAA
- a CDS encoding TPM domain-containing protein produces the protein MALLTEHEQRQVAEAIARVEKTTDAELVTVLAARADDYAYIPLLWASLIALVVPGVVHYLSGYLTMYTLLLAQWATFIVLCLVFRLPKVTTRLIPRSVRHWRASNLARRQFLEQNLHHTLGSTGVLIFVSEAERYVEILVDDGISKRLDDGSWDAIVQAFTQQVKQGQTLAGFIDCIEACGELLKVHVPVTQTRNELPNRLVVLK, from the coding sequence ATGGCATTACTGACTGAACACGAGCAGCGCCAAGTGGCCGAAGCGATTGCCCGCGTCGAGAAAACCACCGACGCCGAACTGGTGACTGTGCTGGCCGCCCGCGCCGATGACTACGCCTACATTCCTTTGCTGTGGGCCAGCCTCATCGCGTTGGTAGTGCCAGGTGTGGTGCATTACCTGTCGGGCTACCTGACCATGTACACCTTGCTGCTGGCGCAATGGGCGACGTTCATCGTGTTGTGCCTGGTGTTTCGTCTGCCCAAGGTCACTACCCGTTTGATCCCGCGTTCGGTGCGCCACTGGCGTGCGTCCAACCTGGCGCGGCGGCAGTTCCTGGAGCAGAACCTGCATCACACGCTGGGCAGTACCGGGGTGCTGATCTTTGTCAGCGAGGCGGAGCGCTATGTGGAGATCCTGGTGGATGACGGGATTTCCAAGCGCCTGGATGACGGCAGTTGGGATGCCATCGTGCAGGCGTTTACCCAGCAGGTGAAGCAGGGGCAGACGCTGGCGGGGTTTATCGACTGCATCGAGGCCTGTGGCGAGTTGTTGAAGGTGCATGTGCCGGTGACGCAGACGCGTAACGAGCTGCCGAATCGCCTGGTCGTCCTCAAATAA